In Arcobacter sp. F155, the genomic window CTGCTTCTTTGTCTTCACAGTTTTCTTTTGTATGTAAAGCTTTGTTTGCATTTAAAAGTAACTCTTTTAAAAATAGCTCTTTTTTAAATGTACTGTTTTTTAATATAGATAGATAATTTTCTATTTGTTCAATATTTTTATATGTATTCATTTTATTCTCCAAATTTAAAAATGTAATATTAGCTTAAATTATTTGTTAAATAATTATTTATATAAGGTAAAATTATTTGAAAGAATATTTTAAATCTATTATGTCATAATTGTATTCACATAAAAACTTACAAAATTTTGAATATCTATTCAAAAATACTCCGATACACTAAAACTTTAGATACAATTGCAAAAATATAAAAAAACCAAAGGTAAGACTTGAAAAAGACTTTTAAATTAAAGCAAGAAAACAAACACCCTGATAGAGTTGTAGATTCTATTAAATATGAAGTAAGAAAATATATCAAAAGAGAAAAAAGAAAAACTCTTCCAGAAGATAAAGATTTTTGGTTTTTCGATTGCAAATTTGCAATAGGCAATGATGAACATAAAGTAATAGAGTTTGCAGATATCACAAAATCTATTGATGAAGCAGCTAAATCTGAAGCTGATACTTTTTACTTAGAGATACTTGCAAGAGCAGAAAAAAGACCTGAGAAAGAAGAAGAGGAAACTGAAGAGCTTGAATCAGAAGATGAGGATAATTTAGAGAATTAATCTTCTTATTATTAGAAAGTTGAAATCAAATCTTCGATTTCACTTTTTAATGGTTTTATTCTATTTTTTATTAACTATAAGTTTATTTAATTTTCCATCATTGTTTGAAGATAAAGTAAATGTATTTGAATTTAAAATAGTCTCTTTAAATCCATTAAAATCTATTTCTTTATAACTTTCATTATTCCACATATCTACAATATATTCCGTATAAATATTAAAACTATTATCAATGCAATTAGATAACAAATAAGTTCCAAATTTTTCTTTACACAAAGTATTTGAAATACCAGATAAAAGCCCAAGTAAATTACAGTTACCTTTTTTATCTTCTATTCCTGCCCAGCAATAATAAGTAAAGTATATATCTTCATAATTTACATCATTAATTATTAAATCTTTTTCTATATTAACATCAATATTTTCTGTTTCATATTCAATTTTGAAGCTATTGTCCCCAACTATCATATCATGACACTTATTTTGTTTTATGAATTGTTTTACAAAATCATTTTTATTTATAGAGTCTTTTAAATAAATTTTCTGGAAAGTGAAAAAATAGTATCCTTTGTTTAAAACACAATATGCTTTAATACGAGGATTATATAAAAAGGCATTATCCTTTTCGTAATATCTTCTTAATTCTGATTTACTTTGAATATCACTTGAAAAAGAAAATAATACATTTCTTCCTTTATATCCAATACACTTTTTTAAGTTTTTAAACTTTTCAATTGTTGTATCTAATTCTTTAGAATTTATTGTACTTTTTATTTCAAAAATATATTCAACTGCTTCACAAGGTACAAACCCTAATTCTACACCAAAAAGAAGAGCAGGAAGAATTTCATTGTTATATAAAATAATATCACTTTCATTGGACTGGAATCCAGAAGAATCTTGTACAATACCTTTTGATAGTTTAAATCTATTTGGTACTAAATCTTTTACTAATTCAAGAAATAATATTTCATTTAGACTGCCTTTTATTCCTTGATGATTTACATTCTTATTTGAGATATAAGAAGATTTTAAAAAGTCAATTTTTGTATTTATTATTTCATTTATATAATTACTCATAATATTCCTTTAAGAGATTATAAAACATAAATACTTATATTATATATTTTATAGAATAATGAGTTTGGTTTAGATTCTAGAAGAAGAGGTTCTAGTTCGAAGGAGCTTACGTCAGGTAAGTGACTGAGAGATAGGTTCTCTTCGACGACGAAGATGAACCTAAATCATTATTTTATAGTGCTTTTGCAGTGATTCTAGAAAGTCTCTGTGCGAATGATACCGCATCAGTAATTTCCATACCTTCAGACAGTTTCGCTTGGTCTAATAGTACCCATGATACATCATCAATCATTTTATCATCAGCACAACCATTTAACTTCTTAACAATCTCATGGTCAGGGTTGATTTCTAAGATTGGAGCAGTTTCTGGCATCTCTTGTCCCATAGCTTTCATCATTTGAGCCATTTGTGCCATTTGAGCATCACCTGCATCTTTTACTACACAAGAAGGTGACTCTGAAAGTCTATTTGTAACTTTTACGTCTGCTACAGCTTCACCTAAAATATCTTTGATTTTTTTCGTGATATCTTCAAACTTCTCTTCTACTTCTTTTTTCTCTTCTTCTGTTTGCTCTACTTTTGGAGCTTCACAAGAAGTGATATCTTTGAATTCCCACTCTTTGTATGCAGCATACATTGGAGTTACGATTTCATCGATTTCTTTATCATCTAAAATAAGAACTTCAATATCATTTTTCTTGTATGCTTCAAGAAGTGGTGAGTTTCTAAGAACCTTCTCATTTTCACCTACGATATAGAAGATAGCTTTTTGTTCTGAATCTGCATTTTCTTTATATTTTTCTAAAGAAGTCATTGCGTCTTTTTCAGTTTTAGTTGACTTAAATCTAATAAGCTCTAATAACTTATCTTTGTTTGTAAAGTCTTGGTAAGCACCCTCTTTAAGAGCCCTATTGTATTGTTCAATAAACTCTTTGTACTTCTCTTCATCTTTAGAAAGTTTTTTGATTTCTGATAAGATTTTCTTTACAGAAGCTTGTTTGATATTTGCTAAGATTCTGTTTTCTTGTAAGATTTCTCTTGAAACGTTTAATGGTAAATCTTCAGAATCAATAATACCTCTAACAAATCTTAAGTAAGTTGGTAATAACTCTTTATCATCATCAGTAATAAATACTCTTTTTACATAAAGTTTTACACCTGGTTGATAATCAGCTCTGTACATATCCATTGGTGCTGTTTTAGGGATATAGAATAGTGTAGTATACTCATTTACACCCTCTGCTTTTGTGTGAATAGTTGCTAATGGATCTTGTGAATCATGAGAGATTGATTTATAGAAATCATTGTACTCTTCTTCTTTGATTTTTGATTTTGGTTGAGTCCATAAAGCTGTTGCTTTATTGATTTGCTCATGTCTTTTTTCAGTTGTTTTTTTAGCTTCTTTTCCAGCTTTTTTATCTTCTTCTGAAAGCTCTTCTTCTACTTCTTCACTATAGTTTAAGAAGATTGGATAAGCGATATGGTCAGAATATTTTCCAACGATATTTTCAATTCTATGTTTAGATGCAAACTCTTCTGCTTCTTCATCTTTTAATTTGATATAAATTACAGTACCTGCTGACTCTTTAGTTACAGGAATAATTTCAAATTCACCAGAACCATTTGAAGACCACTTGTATGCTTGTTCTTCTCCTGCTTTTTTAGAGATAACATCTACGTTATCAGCTACCATAAATACAGAATAAAAACCAACACCAAACTGTCCAATTAAGTTTGAGTCTTTTTTTGCATCACCAGTTAAAGCTTCAACGAAAGATTTTGTTCCTGATTTTGCGATTGTACCAATAGAAGCGATTAAATCTTCTTGGTTCATACCAACACCGTTATCAACGATTGTTAAAGACTTATCTGCTTCATCAAAAGCAATATTAATCTCACCTGACCAATCTGCTGGTAACTTTGACTTGATTTCGTCATCTGTTAGTTTTAAATAGTTTAATTTATCAATAGCATCACTTGCATTTGATACAAGCTCTCTAATAAAAATCTCTTTGTTTGAGTATAAAGAGTGAGTCATTAAGTGTAATAATTGACCTACTTCAGTCTGAAATTGATGTTTTGCCATGCTAATTTCTCCTATAGTTTTTAATTTTTTATAGAAGAATTTTATCACAACTTTATAAAAGGAAGCTAAAGTTTTAATAAAAATTAGCACTTTTTATTTCTAAGTGCTAATTTAAGATGTAAAATCTATTTTGATTACAATCATTGACTTGCTTTAAAACTTATAATATATTACACTACAATAGAAGGATGCTCATGTTTTTTAATTTATTCAAGAAAAAAGTATGGAAAGATGAAAAAAGACCTATTTATGTTTGTAAACACTGTAAACTTACATGTAAATCATGCGATGCGATGTACTGTTTCACCTGCCATATGAATGACTCAAACCCTTGTCCTAATTGTGGAAAAAGAAATATAGACTATAAAAAAACTTAATCACTAATTTAAAATAATTACTTCTTCTAAAAGCATTTTTAGATAAAATCTTTCAAACTACAAAAAAGGTTTTATAATGAATGAAAAATTTTTAAATGATTTAGTAGAAGTTTACGAATATTTAGATTTACAAAAAAACAATACAAACAAACTAATAACTTACCTAGAAAATGAAGAGTATGAAAAACTAACTATTATTGATGAATTTGCAAAAACTTTAGGTTTAGAACTTGATTCAAATCTTAGACTTGCACTTGTTACAAGATTAGTTAACTTAAGAGATGACTCTTTAGTTCAAGTTCTTAAAAAACTTGGAAAAAATGAAGAAGAAGTTATAAACTTACAAGAGAAAGCATACTGCTTTGTAAGAGATTTCTGGCATGAAAAACATAAAAACACAGTTGAATATATCAAGCACAACAACTTATTAACTCCTTTTTATCAAGCTATATTTGAAGGTGTTTACAATGTTGGTCTTAAAATGTCTTCATGGCAAAGTTCTTGGACAGCACATATTATAAATGGTGTAAATAAAGAGCTTTTAAATATGTTTGATGGTGATGAAACAAAAGTTTTTGAATACCTTAAAAAACACAAACTATTTGATTTAGGTCATAACAATATTGAAGCAGATAGATCATATTCTGCTTTAGTAAAACAAAAAGATGAATACAAATCAAAAGCATATATTGAAAGCTTCAAAGAGCAAACAACTGCTGTAGTTGATGCCTTAGAAGATTTTGAAGAAGTACTTATTGAACTAGAAGATGAAATCTATAATCAAAAATGGGATTATATTTTATATATTCAAGCACTTATCAAAGCTTTCTCTGAAAATAAAACTCACTTGCTAGTTGAAAGATGGGCAGATGTAGATAGAGCTTGGATGAAGATAAAATCTCCTGTTCAAATAGGACATCCACTAGAGTATTATGAAGACCACTTTAGAAAAGCAGTTGCCTTAGAGTGGGATATTAGACTTACAAACCCACACTTTGCACAAAATGACCACAGAGTAAATAAAATCAAATCAGCCTTTGCAAAAATCTTTGATAATGTAGAACAAAGTGATGAATACAAAGCTATTTATGATTTCTCATTAAAATCTCTTGACAAAGTTCAATTATACGTTGGACGACCTGCACTATTTTTTGGAGCTGAGTTTAATGGATTATTTTCTGCACAAGTTGTACCAAATGATGAAATAGTTTCAAAAGAAGAAGGTAAAAAGATATTTGCATTCTCTGATGAGATTTTACAAATAAGCCGTGCGAAACCATTTTTAAAATTAAGCCAAGAGATTTTTGGTCAAGAGTTACTTACACTTGATAGAGAGTTCTTATTCAATGAAACTGATAAATGGCATCAAGTGTATGACATAAGTACTATTGGACATGAATATGGACATATTTTATGGTGTGATGATGAAACAGAAACTCTTATGAATGAAACTGGAAACTTTAAAAACATAGAAGAGTTTAAAGCTACAACTGGTGGACTTATTTCATTCTTTTTAGATAGTGAAGATGATGAAAAAGAGTTAGAAGAGCAAGTTTTAATTGACCTTGTAAAAAGAGCTGTAGGACTTATAGGTTGGATGGAAGTAGATGAAGTACAACCATACTATTGTGAAGGTCTGATTCACTTAAGTGGATTATTTACAGTTGGTATCTTAGACTTTGAAGAAAACAAACTAAATATTGATTTAAATGAGTCAAAAATTGAAGAGTTAAAACAGTGGTATGTAAAAACATACACAGACTTAGCAAAACACTATTTAGATAAAAAAGATGCAACGTTATTTTTAGAAAACTTTGCTAAAAAAGAGTCTAAATACTTTATGCCAAATGATTCAAAAATTAAAGCCTTTGTAGAGTTTTATTTCAATAGATACAAAGAAATAGGACAAGAACTAGATAAAGAGGATAAAAAATCTAATTATATTAAATAGGGTTGAAAGACCTTATTTAATTTAAAAACTTTCTAAAACTTATAAATAAAATGTTGTATATTTTTCCAAATTTTTAAATAGGAATATAATAATGCAATATAATGTAACTCCTGCACAAATAGGAACAAGACCTCAAGTAGCTTTACCAAATCCAAAAATCTTAGAAGCTTTAGGTGAAGAAGGCATGAGAAAAATGGTTTCTGACCACTATGATTTATTAAGACAAAGTAATATCAGAGGATTATTCCCTCCTACAGATGAAGGTTTTGAGATGGCTAAAAAGCACTCTGCTGATTTCTTCATTCAAATTTGTGGAGGTCCTAGATATTTTGATATGAGTAGAGGTGCACCAAGAATGGTTGCAAGACACATGCCGTTTGCTATTACTCAAGAAGCTAGAAGAATTTGGTTAGAGTCTTATATTATGGTTTTAAATGGGCTTAATTTAGATGAAGAACTTAAACAATCTTTTTGGAACTATATTGACATCTTCTCAATTTGGATGATGAACACACACGACGAAGAGTAGTAACTTATACTACTCTGTTTCTCCCAGACTTTTTAGCTTGAGATAGAGCATGTCTTGCTTTTAATAACAACTCATCTTTTTGGTCTGGATGAAGAGGCATTAAAGTATTAACCCCTGCACTAATAGTTAAAATATTTGAAGCAATAGAGTTATCATGGGGAATATTTAAACTTCTAACTGACTCTAAACACTTATTTGCGATTAGTTTTGGTTCTTTTGTATTTGGAAGTAAAATATAAAACTCATCATTTTTAAATCTTGCAACTAAATCACTTGGTCTATTACTATGATTTACTAAAATATTTGCAATAAGTTTTAAACACTCATCACCTTCATTTCGTCCATAAATATCATTGAAAGCTTTAAACTCATCAATATTTATAACTATCAAAGATAGACACTGTTTGTCTCTTATTGCTCTTTTAACCTCTTCATTGAATCTTTCCATAAAATATTTTTTGTTTAAACATTGCGTTAAAGGGTCAATATGAGAGTGAATTTTTAACTTTTCATTTTCATTTATAATTTCATTTGTTCGTTCGATAATCTCTTTTTCAATATATTTATTTTTATATATTTTAAAAAAAGTAAAAATAAGTGCTAATGCAATAAAAATAATAGCTAAAGAGACAATCTTTATTCTAAACATCTCTTTTGAAGCAAAGCCATCTGAGCTAAAAAACTCAATATAAGTAGTGATTGAAATATATGATAATAATACTATTGACAGTAAAGTAGAAAACTTACAAAAGTTAAACTTCTTAATATTCATGAATACCCTAAAAGATTTATTAAAATATTATACTCTAATTTCTTTTAACAATATATTCTAGGGCTTCACAAAAATCTATTTTTTACTTACGTCTATTCCTGGTGCTTCTTTAGTCCCAACATAATCATCAGGTACATTATTGTATTTTAAATAAGCGAAGAAAGCACCTACTAATAGACAAAATACAACTACTAGTCTTACTGTATTTCTTTTTTGTTTTGATTCTTTATTATTATAATCGTCAATTTTATCTAAAGATAATTCGTCATCCATATTACTTTTCATGACAACTCCTTTTTTTCTTAATATATATCAAGTTAACTTAAAACTATAGTCATAAGTTAAACTTATGATATAAATTAAGTTAGCTTTATAATAATGATACCATCATTTGGTTAACAGTTACTGCTATTTCTTTAATATCTTTATTCTCTTTTGTCATAAATGTGTCAAGATTATCTCTTACTTTATAAAAAATATCTTTTTCATTATTTATATAACTTGAGAAGGCAATTTCTGGTTCTTCATTTACTCTTTGGAACTCTAATATTTTCTTTGTATAATCAACTACAATAAAGTCTATAAACTGTAAAACTTGATTTCTAAGAACCATATCATTTCTAGTTGTTATTTTAACTTTATTTAATGCAATTATAATATGTAAAATATTGAACTCATGCACTAATAAATAGAACAGTGTAACAACATCTCTAAATGAATGACTAGTTGAAGACTTAATAGTAATTGCAGGAATTGCAAATCTTAAATAATCAATCACTGTAAAGAACTGATTAAATACAATATCACCTTCAATAAAGTTTTCTGGTTTTTGTTGATGAACTTGTTCTAATAAAGAGAATAACTCCTCTTTATGGTCTAAAATATGAGTTGCATCAAGTTGGTTCTTTTTAAGATATTTAACCATCCATTTTGTACTTGCGTATAGAGTGTATTCTAGTTTGCCTATTAACTTGTATTGACACTCTACATCCATAATATAATCTTGTGAATATAGTTTTTCTCTAATATCCCTTGCTCCAAATAGCTGTTTTGCTATTAAATATGATTTGATTTTTAATAAGAATCTTTCGTGTCCTAATTTTAAGTAATCACTTACGAAAGTACATCCTTGTGAATTTAAAATCACATCTGCTATTTTAGTAGCAATAATCTCTCTTTTTAGAGGATGAGTTAACACTTCATGCTCATATGCACCCACAAATGATTTAGGAAAATATCTATATAGATATCTTAATGCAAACTGTTCATCAATAAGTGTTGACTCTAATAATATTTTCTTAACAAAGATTTTTGAGTATGAAAATAGTGAACAAATAACTGGTCTTACAATAGAACCATCGATATCAACTACTTCATGGATATTTTCACGTTTTGGAATAAAGAAAGACCTTCTATCAAAGGCTTCTACATTTTGCTCTAATACTTCAATAACTTTTAGAAAGTCATTTTGATATCTTCTTGAGAATCTTTCATCAATAGAAATTGCTAAAGCTTGATTATATGTACTTTGTAATACTAAATTTACAACTTGCTCAGTCATAGAGTTTAAAGTACTTTGTGTCTCTTCTTTACAGATATTATCTGTTACACTAATTGTATTTAGAAGGATTTTTAAGTTTACTTCGTGGTCTGAAGTATCAACTCCACCTGCATTGTCAATACCATCAATATTTATTCTTCCACCAGCTAGAGCATACTCTATTCTAGCTTTTTGTGTAAACCCTAAGTTTCCACCTTCTGAAACAATCTTAGCTCTAATCTCAGAAGCATCAACTCTTACTGCTTCATTTTGTTTATCACCAATATCAATAGAGTTTTCATCACTTGCTTTAACATAAGTTCCAACTCCACCATTAAATAGTAAATCTGCTTCCATTGTAAGTAACATTCTACAAAGCTCTTCACCACTTACTACTTTTTTATTAGTTCCCACTAGCTTTTTAATCTCAGCACTTAACTCTATTTCTTTATCATGTCGATTAAAGATTCCACCACCTGAAGAGATTAGTTTAGTGTTATAGTTTTTCCAACCTCCACTTTTAGACTCAAATAGTCTTTTTCTCTCTTTATATGCAACTGCCATATCAGGATTAGGGTCAATAAATATATCTTTATGAGATATTGCTGCTAGAAGTTTGAATTTGTCTGACTCTATTAAACCATTTCCAAAAACATCTCCACTCATAGAACCAATACCTACAACAGATACCTCATCTTTGTAAATATCAATTCCTTTTTCAATGAAGAATCTTTTTGTTGACATAATAGCACCACGAGCTGTAATACCTAAATCTTTATGTCCATATCCATTACTTCCACCACTAGCAAAAGCATCGCCTAACCAATATCCTCTTTCAATAGCTATTTCATTTGCCACATCACTCATTGCAGCTGTTCCTTTATCTGCAGCAACTACAAAGTATGGGTCTTCACCATCATAATTTATAATATTAGGATTAATAACTACTTTTCCATCAACCATATTATCTACTAAATCAAGGTTTGAGTTAATATACATTGAATAAATTTCTTTAAAATACTCTTTTGTAACTTCACTTGTATCTTTGTTAATTACAAATCCACCTTTAGAACCATCAGGAATAATAATAGAGTTTTTACCCTCTTGAGTAATCATTAATGATTTTACTTCTTGTCTATAGTCTTCATGTCTATCAGACCATCTTAAACCACCTCTTGAAATCTTACTCATTCTTAAATGAACTCCATAGAAGTCTGGGTGGTAAACAAAGTTTTCAAAGTTTGGTTGTAAACCTTTTAAGTTTTCACCAAAACTTTTAGCATCTATTTTAAAAGAGATAGTCTCTTTATTTAAATAGAAGTTTGTTCTTAATAGTGATTGTAAGAAAGAGAATGTAAGTTTTAAAATTCTATCATCAGTTATTTGAGGAATCTGTTTAATATCCTCTGTTATAATCTCTTCTAGCTTTGCTAACTTATCTTCTCTTTTTGCAACCTTCGGGTCAAACTTTGTACAAAAGTAGCTTACAAAGTGATCTGTGATTTTATGATGAGTAGTTAGTGTATGTAAGACAGTAGCTGAGTTTATAGTTAAAACTGCTTGGTCTATGTACTCAATAAATGCTCTTACTAACATAATATTTCGTAGGTTAAAGTTTTCATTAAAAACAAGAGAGAAAACCTTTGAATGAACCATTGAACTATCTTTTAAACAAG contains:
- the htpG gene encoding molecular chaperone HtpG, giving the protein MAKHQFQTEVGQLLHLMTHSLYSNKEIFIRELVSNASDAIDKLNYLKLTDDEIKSKLPADWSGEINIAFDEADKSLTIVDNGVGMNQEDLIASIGTIAKSGTKSFVEALTGDAKKDSNLIGQFGVGFYSVFMVADNVDVISKKAGEEQAYKWSSNGSGEFEIIPVTKESAGTVIYIKLKDEEAEEFASKHRIENIVGKYSDHIAYPIFLNYSEEVEEELSEEDKKAGKEAKKTTEKRHEQINKATALWTQPKSKIKEEEYNDFYKSISHDSQDPLATIHTKAEGVNEYTTLFYIPKTAPMDMYRADYQPGVKLYVKRVFITDDDKELLPTYLRFVRGIIDSEDLPLNVSREILQENRILANIKQASVKKILSEIKKLSKDEEKYKEFIEQYNRALKEGAYQDFTNKDKLLELIRFKSTKTEKDAMTSLEKYKENADSEQKAIFYIVGENEKVLRNSPLLEAYKKNDIEVLILDDKEIDEIVTPMYAAYKEWEFKDITSCEAPKVEQTEEEKKEVEEKFEDITKKIKDILGEAVADVKVTNRLSESPSCVVKDAGDAQMAQMAQMMKAMGQEMPETAPILEINPDHEIVKKLNGCADDKMIDDVSWVLLDQAKLSEGMEITDAVSFAQRLSRITAKAL
- a CDS encoding NAD-glutamate dehydrogenase domain-containing protein encodes the protein MATTSSDMNAICSQLLTPDDLKISNELFEKVMKTAVVTQIEDVKGSSSIKIYSKKQIFLSEITPILHDIGFVIVDEVTYNINNSKDMVFVSRFNLKIKDKTEEKKIKNSKDNLEAIITTCLKDSSMVHSKVFSLVFNENFNLRNIMLVRAFIEYIDQAVLTINSATVLHTLTTHHKITDHFVSYFCTKFDPKVAKREDKLAKLEEIITEDIKQIPQITDDRILKLTFSFLQSLLRTNFYLNKETISFKIDAKSFGENLKGLQPNFENFVYHPDFYGVHLRMSKISRGGLRWSDRHEDYRQEVKSLMITQEGKNSIIIPDGSKGGFVINKDTSEVTKEYFKEIYSMYINSNLDLVDNMVDGKVVINPNIINYDGEDPYFVVAADKGTAAMSDVANEIAIERGYWLGDAFASGGSNGYGHKDLGITARGAIMSTKRFFIEKGIDIYKDEVSVVGIGSMSGDVFGNGLIESDKFKLLAAISHKDIFIDPNPDMAVAYKERKRLFESKSGGWKNYNTKLISSGGGIFNRHDKEIELSAEIKKLVGTNKKVVSGEELCRMLLTMEADLLFNGGVGTYVKASDENSIDIGDKQNEAVRVDASEIRAKIVSEGGNLGFTQKARIEYALAGGRINIDGIDNAGGVDTSDHEVNLKILLNTISVTDNICKEETQSTLNSMTEQVVNLVLQSTYNQALAISIDERFSRRYQNDFLKVIEVLEQNVEAFDRRSFFIPKRENIHEVVDIDGSIVRPVICSLFSYSKIFVKKILLESTLIDEQFALRYLYRYFPKSFVGAYEHEVLTHPLKREIIATKIADVILNSQGCTFVSDYLKLGHERFLLKIKSYLIAKQLFGARDIREKLYSQDYIMDVECQYKLIGKLEYTLYASTKWMVKYLKKNQLDATHILDHKEELFSLLEQVHQQKPENFIEGDIVFNQFFTVIDYLRFAIPAITIKSSTSHSFRDVVTLFYLLVHEFNILHIIIALNKVKITTRNDMVLRNQVLQFIDFIVVDYTKKILEFQRVNEEPEIAFSSYINNEKDIFYKVRDNLDTFMTKENKDIKEIAVTVNQMMVSLL
- a CDS encoding GGDEF domain-containing protein, coding for MNIKKFNFCKFSTLLSIVLLSYISITTYIEFFSSDGFASKEMFRIKIVSLAIIFIALALIFTFFKIYKNKYIEKEIIERTNEIINENEKLKIHSHIDPLTQCLNKKYFMERFNEEVKRAIRDKQCLSLIVINIDEFKAFNDIYGRNEGDECLKLIANILVNHSNRPSDLVARFKNDEFYILLPNTKEPKLIANKCLESVRSLNIPHDNSIASNILTISAGVNTLMPLHPDQKDELLLKARHALSQAKKSGRNRVV
- a CDS encoding DUF6172 family protein; translation: MKKTFKLKQENKHPDRVVDSIKYEVRKYIKREKRKTLPEDKDFWFFDCKFAIGNDEHKVIEFADITKSIDEAAKSEADTFYLEILARAEKRPEKEEEETEELESEDEDNLEN
- a CDS encoding DUF6602 domain-containing protein, whose translation is MSNYINEIINTKIDFLKSSYISNKNVNHQGIKGSLNEILFLELVKDLVPNRFKLSKGIVQDSSGFQSNESDIILYNNEILPALLFGVELGFVPCEAVEYIFEIKSTINSKELDTTIEKFKNLKKCIGYKGRNVLFSFSSDIQSKSELRRYYEKDNAFLYNPRIKAYCVLNKGYYFFTFQKIYLKDSINKNDFVKQFIKQNKCHDMIVGDNSFKIEYETENIDVNIEKDLIINDVNYEDIYFTYYCWAGIEDKKGNCNLLGLLSGISNTLCKEKFGTYLLSNCIDNSFNIYTEYIVDMWNNESYKEIDFNGFKETILNSNTFTLSSNNDGKLNKLIVNKK
- the ciaB gene encoding invasion protein CiaB, which encodes MNEKFLNDLVEVYEYLDLQKNNTNKLITYLENEEYEKLTIIDEFAKTLGLELDSNLRLALVTRLVNLRDDSLVQVLKKLGKNEEEVINLQEKAYCFVRDFWHEKHKNTVEYIKHNNLLTPFYQAIFEGVYNVGLKMSSWQSSWTAHIINGVNKELLNMFDGDETKVFEYLKKHKLFDLGHNNIEADRSYSALVKQKDEYKSKAYIESFKEQTTAVVDALEDFEEVLIELEDEIYNQKWDYILYIQALIKAFSENKTHLLVERWADVDRAWMKIKSPVQIGHPLEYYEDHFRKAVALEWDIRLTNPHFAQNDHRVNKIKSAFAKIFDNVEQSDEYKAIYDFSLKSLDKVQLYVGRPALFFGAEFNGLFSAQVVPNDEIVSKEEGKKIFAFSDEILQISRAKPFLKLSQEIFGQELLTLDREFLFNETDKWHQVYDISTIGHEYGHILWCDDETETLMNETGNFKNIEEFKATTGGLISFFLDSEDDEKELEEQVLIDLVKRAVGLIGWMEVDEVQPYYCEGLIHLSGLFTVGILDFEENKLNIDLNESKIEELKQWYVKTYTDLAKHYLDKKDATLFLENFAKKESKYFMPNDSKIKAFVEFYFNRYKEIGQELDKEDKKSNYIK
- a CDS encoding globin, with the protein product MQYNVTPAQIGTRPQVALPNPKILEALGEEGMRKMVSDHYDLLRQSNIRGLFPPTDEGFEMAKKHSADFFIQICGGPRYFDMSRGAPRMVARHMPFAITQEARRIWLESYIMVLNGLNLDEELKQSFWNYIDIFSIWMMNTHDEE